DNA sequence from the Nitrospirota bacterium genome:
GCAACAATGGTTCCTGTTACAAACACCATCAAAGGTTCCGACAAATTGCAAGCATTCACATAGAAAGAGAGATTTTGAAGCCTTAGAAGTAGAGCTTTGTCTTCTCCCTAAAGTCAACACCGGAAAATTTTGTGTAAGCTGTAATAATTTCTTTAGGGAATAATTGCAGTACAAACCTCTACGAACAAGGTGCCCGACGCAAAGAAAATTACGGAGAAGCATTGAGATATCTATTTTAGAAATCCAGCGGACTTTTTGCCTCTTTTAACGTCCTGCTCGGAATGCAGTGAGTATAAATCATAGTTGTCCTTACGTCGCTATGGCCGAGAAGAGTCTGGATTGTGCG
Encoded proteins:
- a CDS encoding integron integrase, with product RTIQTLLGHSDVRTTMIYTHCIPSRTLKEAKSPLDF